The region ggtagacagtgccaacagtcttgaaaagactgaatggccacgttcagctatttggattaatgatagaattgggattcaaatagtgacaggttgctagcccatcgcctaaagaagaatcccaaatttgtaagcctatcccttagtcgccttttacgacattatatatatatatatatatatatatatatatatatatatatatatatatatatatatatatatatatatatatatattacttatgtatattattattacgcttttgccgtgtggttctcggcaccaatgaaaaagattaggaccactccatctctttcccatggatatgaATGATAtgaatattagtatagattttgattgcaatgtaggtattttgcAGTATACATGTGCACTTAATCGCAtcatcaatttaattattctgtttggtcagctggtagactgaaagagaatgccaaacagcattaagtccgccatttgtacaataaagttttaaataaataattacttattaagtaAGATATTGCTTTtatcctacttcctactaatattattaatgcgaaagtttgtgagtacctATGTTTGGATGTCGGTATGGATGTTtgtgttactctttcacgtaaaaactactgaaccgattacgatgaaatttggtatgtaggtacatgaaGACTCAGAATAGCatctactttttatccctgagttcccgcgggattgatagggttcccatgcggacgaagtcgcgggcggcctctagttgaatatacatatgtgtgaATTTATAGGAAGactaatttatttccatttgcGAAAAGCTTGCGTTGCGCGGGCGAAACTGCGGGTAGAAGCTAGTTTgaacacaataaatatttgataactagctgtgcccgcgactttgtccgcgtggaatagttattttgggcatcaggcggtcaggcggtcacgcgtattagaaagaacgctggttcgccgtattaaatgtttcgctgcaaattgcttataacgactatatctcaaaacctattcgtctgatttatatactgtaaatggcaattttagtctacatgaaaagccgaaagtaataaacatatttatttggataaggattaatactgaattaaagaaaattggttccaaaataacttatgtttataatgaaaaataatcttaaaaaatgaacataaaagtggttattgtaagtaaaccttaagagatagatatatgctctcgcggacttttttgtggaaaaaaatgagtacttcacatctttagtacattgttttactatatctttgttggtttgcgcagcgttcgcgtggaaagctcgcagatggccgactcattcaactttcacctgcatttttgacgtttcccgtaggaaatccgggataaaatatagcctatagccttcctcgataaatagactatctaacagtgaaagaattattcaaatcggttcagtagtttctgagattagcgcgtttaaacaaacaaacaaacaaaacaaactcttcagctttataatattagtatagattgtacatatttctttaaacaAAAACCAAACTTATCGCAAAAAAATTCCGCCCGCAGATTTTAATTACCCCAAGAGCACAAAGTCCATTTTCATTAACgctaaaagattaaaaatagcTTGACAACGCAGAggaaatcgttttttttttgcggcAATCAAAAGGAAAATGCTTTTCAAATTATGACAAAGACGTTCAATGTAAAGAACAgatctttaattaaataaataaattactttacatacccaactagttttttttaattataataaaagttgcGATCTGCGCCGGCTTTGAACGCATTTACAGGTTTATTTGAGACAGGAATTAAATCCCGTCGGCAACTTTACAAGATTTGcgcatatatgtacatacacacaGAGAAAACAACatagggctagcaacctgtcactatttgactcttaattctatcataaagccaaatagctgaaagtggccattaagtcttttcaagactgttggctctgtctaccccgcaagggatatagacgtgaccatatgtatgtatggccattcagtcttttcaagactgtcggctctgtctaccccgcaagggagatagacgtgaccatatgtatgtatgtatgtatgtacacagaGAAAATGGGGggttgtattttataataagtagatagttatagtaaataataattttggaaCATCtcttaagttattttaattaataataaataaaaattaatatctatGTTCAATAATATGTTAATACAATTCAATTGAATTTAAGTATGAAATTACAGTACTAATagttttttcatatttctttctcttctctgctttattttttaattcttagaTGTTACATCTTATACTTCAAATGGCTAagattaatttgtaatttctttatatttttcccTACATAGAcaacaaacataatattattgcaTCTAATTATAAGATAAATTCTAGTGGTAAGTCTAAGCTATTGTCTATTTTATTCTGAATTAACTCAATGATAATTCTCACTTCATTTGTGATTGGCTAAGGAGGGTATAATAGCTATAGGCGCCTTTCAAtatctgaaaaagaaaaaaacattggctctgtgtaccccactagggatatagacgtgacgatatgtatgtatgtatgttatgctAACTTGCCAGAACCCagtgactcccgtctgacctccgcaaccctttcaggggaacctaacccgtattggatcgatcatggttacacgtccagttgcctgaatgtgcaggtttcttcacgatgttttccctcacctatctcttagtcgccttttacgacatccatgggaaagagatggagtggtcctattttttttttgtattggtgccgggaaccacacggcacacgttATCTATTCTATacgtcaccttttacgacatccgcgggaaagagatggattgctCCTTTTCTTTACTACAGGGTACAAGAAGTGGAACTTACGCTTATGAAAGTAGCTACAGTGAGCTTAGAAAAGGGCCCAGCGGAGAACACCACATTTCTGCTGAACTGAGCGATCATGATGAACAGGTCCTTTTGGTGATGGACCTTCTGAAACCACCAGACACTTTCGTAGGGACCCCATCTTAATTCCTGGCTCtgtagaattaaatttaaattttagttttgataattacttcaattttattgtcaagagtgtgccgtgtggttcccggcatcaatacaaaaaagaataggagcactccatctctttcccatggatgtcgtaaaaggcgactaagggataggcttacaaacttgggattcttttttaggcgatgggctagcaacctgtcactgtatttgattctcaattctatcatttagctaaacagctgaacgtggcctatcagtcttttcaagactgtccgctctgtctaccccgcaagggaagaagacgagattatatatatgtatgtaaactgaaaagtatatttttgtttttcagttttattttttattctttttcaacTAATGTTTCAATTCGATTCttccaatttttatattatactcaCAGCAAACAAAACGTCGTTACTATGCCAACAGTACATGAACAGCTGAGCCACGCCAAACACCAGGTATTCCGTTGTCAGAAATCTTTGGGCTGCACTGGTTTCAATCTAgaagaaatataacattatagaatagaataaaatagatttactttcaaaatcggatacaagttatcactaattgacgtcacatcacttaaatctaattataactactaccgcttccaaagcgcgtgtgtagaagaagcggcgtaacaaactacactgcagcattttcatcggacatCACGGATTTCAACCCTTACTGATTCTACTACCGACactcattatatgtatgcatgttgtattttttacgTAATACTAACACttacgaacgtatcttgatcaaattatggacgtcctggtaaagggtcaggtcaagagtacccgaaaccgccgagcttgcatgaagacagttatgaatgtggatgaagcgaaggaagtatgcagagatcgtggcaagtggaaagaggtagtctcagccaacccctccgggaaagaggcgtgattttgtgtatgtatgtattctatcattcagctaATCAGTcagtggccgatcagtctttttaagactgttggctctgtctaccccacaagggatatggacgtgattatatgtatgtatttataacataacataacataaaatcacgcctctttcccggaggggtaggcagagactacctctttccacttgtcacgatctctgcatatttatatatgtatgtatttacgtatgtatgtatgtatgtacttacagtAATCTGATAGGCAGTAACGCACAGCATTacagaacaaacaaacatgtaGAGGAGCATGATGGGGGATAAGCAGGAGTCGAAAAGAGTTGAGTATCTGAAAGAAAATGAgacttaatattttgatagaagcttgcttaataatataaatataacttttccttattttgtaatagctccgctccacctcctgccgagacctgttcatggacatatcTTCTATTGGTATGGccgggaacgggttttggcaggagaacaacataacatcaacttctccaaagggcctctacgtgttggatttatatccccacgcaagcctctcaaaaatccggggtgtatagacccgtgaaatccaagcggagaaatataataataaatatatacctacgggacaaattacacagattgagttagcctcgaagtaagttcgagacttgtgttacgagatactaactcaacaatactacgagtatattttataataagtacttatatagataaacatccaagacccaggccaatcacaaaaagtttttctcatcatgccctggccgggagtcgaacccgggacctccggtgtcacagacaagcgtactaccgctgcgccacagatgcCGTCAGATAATTAGACTTCATTGGCATTAAACTCGTCAGGTATTACAGAACACCGGACGagtttaacgccatctacaaaaaaaggGGACAAGTGCGAGTTGAAGTCGCGTAAAGTGGGTTCCGTACGATGTTAcctatcatgtttttttaaatctgaccCAAA is a window of Amyelois transitella isolate CPQ chromosome 26, ilAmyTran1.1, whole genome shotgun sequence DNA encoding:
- the LOC106131977 gene encoding odorant receptor Or2 isoform X2; translated protein: MLEMDLKPIFRTELELLRIDSRNIFGSELAPVSDKVALERLKSCYRRHVELVRYSTLFDSCLSPIMLLYMFVCSVMLCVTAYQITIETSAAQRFLTTEYLVFGVAQLFMYCWHSNDVLFASQELRWGPYESVWWFQKVHHQKDLFIMIAQFSRNVVFSAGPFSKLTVATFISILKGAYSYYTLLSQSQMK